From the Acidobacteriota bacterium genome, one window contains:
- a CDS encoding DUF4258 domain-containing protein — MSEHGYDEIAADGLFARELIEGVEAAEVIEHYADYPKGPCVLVLQRTNDGRSVHVAWGIAAGQTSPAVLVTAYLPDPKIWGPGFKRSRQ, encoded by the coding sequence ATTTCGGAGCACGGCTATGACGAAATTGCTGCTGATGGACTGTTTGCGAGAGAACTCATCGAAGGTGTTGAGGCCGCGGAAGTCATTGAGCATTACGCTGACTACCCCAAGGGACCGTGCGTTTTAGTGCTCCAGCGAACGAATGATGGGCGCTCGGTCCATGTCGCCTGGGGAATTGCCGCTGGCCAGACAAGTCCAGCAGTGCTGGTCACAGCTTACTTGCCTGATCCGAAAATATGGGGACCCGGGTTTAAGCGGAGTCGCCAATGA